CCTCGCGCGACAGGCGAACGAGTTCGATCAGGTCTTTGGGCAGGCGCTCATCTTCCTCGACGATCTCCATCAGGCCCAGCACCGCCGCGATGGGGTTCTTGAGGTCGTGGACCAGCATGTGGACCAGCTGGTCGCGCACCCGCTCCTCGTGCTCCCAGTTGTCCAGCTTCTTGAGCAACACGGCGTTCTTATCCTGAAGCTCGCGCTGCTGCCGGGCACGGCCCAGCAGGGTGCCGATCAGGTGGGCCAGCGCTTCGGGCGCAGTGCTGTCGCTCATCAGGGCGTCGGCCCCAGCACTCAGCAGCGCGCCCAGACCCTGGGTGCCTACCGCCAGAAAATGGGTCGTCCCGAGGTCTTCACGGCCCCGCAGAATACTCAGCAGTTCACCCAGCGGCACAGCGGCGCTCAGATCGGTATACAGCACCACCGCGTCCGGCACCTGCTGGCGCGATTCACGCAGCAGCGTCTCGCCGTCGCGGCAATACACCACGTCCACCTGCGGCAGGCAACCGGCCAGGGCCACTGCCCGCGCTGAGTTGGAGGCCGCGACCAGCACAGTTGGCTTCACGGAATTCGCCATCGCCGCACATCATAGCGGCTCCCCGGAGAGCAGAGAGTAACAGGGACAAACACTTCAGGAATGGCGATCAGCGCGGCGCGCTCAGCCCGCTTCGGCGCAGCAGCGCCTCGGGATCGGGATTTCGGCCCATGAAGTCACGGTAGAGCTGCCCCGCGTCCACCGAGCCTCCGCGTGAGAGCAGCCGGTCCACGAATTCGCGCCCAGTCTGACGGTTGAAGACGCCCCCATCCTCGAAGCGGGAAAAAGCGTCGGCGTCGAGCACCTCGGCCCATTTGTAACTGTAGTAACCGCCCGCATAACCCACCGGGCTGGAGAACAGGTGTCCAAACTGGGCAATGAAGGCATTGTCCGGCAGCGGCGGCACCGGCGAGTAGCGGCTGATCACGTTGCGGGCGTAGGCCAGCACGTCGCCGTCGGTCTCGACGTACTCGGCGTGCAGCGACAGATCCACCGTACCGAAGCTGTACTGGCGCATGGCAGTGGCAGCGGCGCGGAAGTTGCGGGCGGCCAGCATCTTCTGGTAGAGGTCATCCGGCAGGGTCTCACCGGTCTGGTAATGGCGGGCGATCAGCGCCAGGCCCTCGGGTGTCCAGATCCAGTTCTCCATGATCTGCGAGGGCAACTCCACGAAGTCCCAGGCGACCCGCGTGCCGCTGAGCGACTGCACCAGCACCCGCGAGAGGGCGTGGTGCAACAGGTGGCCGAACTCGTGAAAGACCGTCTCAACCTCGCCCACCGACAGCAGAGAGGGAGTCTCACCCGAGGGTGGGTTGAGATTGCCGCACATCAGGCCCAGGTGCGGGGCGAAGCCGTCCTCACGGGGGCCGCCGGTATAGAGGCCATTCATCCACGCACCGCCACGCTTGCTGTCGCGCGGAAACCAGTCGGTGTAGAAGCTGGCGACGTGTTCGCCCGCCTCGTTCTGGATGTCGTAATACCTGACTTCCGGATGCCAGCCGGGGGCCTGCGCCTCCTTTACTGTGATGCCGAAGACCCGGTGGGTGATCTCGAACAAGCCAGCCATGACCTGGGCCATCGGGAAGTAAGGGCGCAGGGCCTCCTCATCGAAGTCGTAGCGCTCCTGGCGCAGCTTCTCGGCCCAGTACGAGATGTCCCAGGGAGCCAGATCGGGGGCAGCCTCACCCGACTGCTGGCGGTAAAACTCCAGCAACTCCTGATTCTCCCGCTCGAAGAAGGGCCGGGTGCGGGCTTCCAGGTCGCGCTCGAAGCTTAAAGCTGCCCCGGCACTGCCCGACATCCGGTCCACGGTCACCAGATCGGCAAAGGTGGCGAACCCCAGCAGCGCGGCCCGCTCGCGGCGCAGGCGCAGAATCTCGGGCAGCAGCTCACGGTTGTCACAGCCCTCGCCAATGCCGACCAGGTTGTTGGCGCGGCTGAGTTCCTCGCGCAGCAAACGGTCGTCGGCATAGGTCAGGACCGGTCCCAGCACCGGGCCGTGCAGGGTCAGACGGTGCTCGCCCGCATGCCCGTGCGCCTCGGCGTCGGCGGCAGTGGCCCCGATCAGGCGCGGCGGCACACCCGAGAGCCGCTCGGTACTCACGTACAGCTCGTAGGCCTTGATGCCGTCCATCACATTCTTGCCGAACTTGTTGGTCAGCTCGGCCAGCTTGACGTTGATCTCGGTGAGCCGGGCCTTGCCCGCGTCGTCGAGGTCTGCGCCGCCGCGCCGGAACTCGTCCACCGTCAGGGTCAGGAAGCGGGTCCACTCGGGGCTGAGGGTGGCCGCTGCTTCAGTCTTTTGAAAGCTCTTGAGCGCCGCCCAGAGGCCGGGGTGCAGCCCCAGCTCGGTGAAGAAGGTGCTGACCTTGGGCAAGATGGCCTCGTTGGCAGCCCGCCATGCGTCACTCGACACCACCGCGTTGAGGTGCCCCACGACCGTCTGCACCGCCGCGAGTTGCTGGCCGAGAATATCCAGCTCCTGCAAGAAGCCCTCGAACTGGCGCTCGGGAGCCTGGGCCAGCACGTCCAGATCGGCGCGGCCTTTTTTGATCAGCGCGTCCACGGCGCTCTCGGCATGCTCCGGCTTAATCTGGTCGAAGGGAATTTTGAAGCCCAAATTGAGTAGAGGGTTGCCGCTGGTCACGGGGTCGGAAACGGTCTGGGTCATGCCTGAAAGTATAAAAACCCAAAGTGAGAAGGACCGTGAAAAGTGCTTCAAGACGCAGCCTAGGCCAGATGGCTTAGAAGGCAGCTGACCATTCGGCAGGCGAAGTGGATAAGCGGTAGCAGGCAGATTGGAACATGACCTCTTCGTTGACCTGGCAAGTGCTTCACCCCCAGCCACTCCTGACCGGCGAGCTTTACGACGAGGTGGCCGCCTTTCTCGCGCTGGCAGGAGACAGGCCCGAAAGTGCTGAGCACCTGCGCCACTTTGATGAACAGCGCCCCGCCGGGCAGCACCACGCGCTGACACTGGCCCGCCTGGGCGACCAATTCGTCGGACTGGCCGAAACGCAGGTGCCGAGGTCGCACGACAGACCTGGCTGGTACGCCCTGAACCTCAGCGTGCATCCCGATTTTCAGAGCAGCGACCTGCCGGCAGAGTTGCTGCGCCGCGCCGAATCGCACCTGCCTTCAGATCGGCGTGTGGTGCTGAGCAATGTCATGGAGGGCGACTGGCAGGAATCTTTTTTGGTATCTGATTAGCGAGTTGTCCTGGTTCAACAGCGCAGGGACATCAGCATACCAACGGGATCCTGACCACGCAGGCGGGCGGTTTCCACCGTCGACTTGATGCGCATGTACGTGGTGGCTCCCCGTGCATTTTTACTGCACTGCGAGACTTTCCTGGCCATGACCACGGTTCTGAGACTGCGTTCGGCAGCATTGTTGGTCGGTGGAATTTCCGGATCCGACAGGAACAGCAGCACCCTTTCACGAAGGTGCTGTTCTAGAATCCCCAGGCGCAGCCGCTCGTTGGCCTTGGTCTTCAAGGGTGCACGCATCAGCACCTTTTCCAGGCGCAGGGTGAGGGACTCACCCTGCTGCCGATATTCTTCCCGGGTACACCATCCCTCGTCATAGCGCCGATGGAGCTTGATCCCGTCGCGGAACACCTGCGCCAGTCGGAGGCCGTATTCGTGTCCTCGACCGGGCCGCTGTTGTTCTCCGGCAGCGACCTCATCCGCGTTGCGGATGAGATGCGCCAGGCACTTCTGCTGCCTGACCTGATCGAGGTTCTTGCTGTCATAAACCTTGAATCGGTCGCAGACCAGTATGCCTTGGAAGGCGTCGCCCAGGACCTTTCGAAGCTCGATGTTGGTGTGCTGGTGGTTGGCGGTGAACAGCACGGTCTGGGCGCAACGGAAGGTGCTGACCCAGGCTTGACTGGTGCTGATCCGCCAGCCGGTATCGTCATGATGCACAAACGCGGCCGCGCGCAGATCAGCTTCCAGGGTCTGAACATGGGCTGCCAGGGGGCCTGCATCCTCAGCCAGCCGCTGTGCGTCCTGGGTCACTGCGCCCTGCGTGATGCGAATTCCGGTCGTCAACTGGAGCACCCGTGGCAACCGGCGCTGTGGGAGGCCGATTTCATGGTGCAGCACCTGAAGGCTGGCCTTCAGGCGTGGTCCGCAGCGGTGAGCCGTTGCCCCATATTGATCTGCTGCCAGGTCAGGATGCACGCCGCGCACCGTGCCACCACACGCAGGACACACCATCACCGGAACGTGATATTCCGTGAGCTGCTGAGCGCGCTCAGCAGCGAGTTCGGTGATCCAAGCTTTGTCCTGGCGCTTGAAGAGCAATTTGCCGCTGAATCCGCAAGCAGCGCAGGTATTTGGCGCACTGACCTCGATCACTTGAGTGATCTGTTCGGGTGTCGGTGCCTGCTTGTACGTGAAAAGCCCCTCTCCCGCACGGCGTCCTGGGGGTTTGGGATCAGCTTTACGGGTTTCACGACTGTGCGGTGCCGCGTACTTGCGGCTCTTACGCTCAAGGTCTTCAAGGCGCTTCTTCAGGCGTGCATTCTCAGCTTTGAGCGCGCGGTTTTCGGCTTCCAGCCGCTCGAACCGCTGAGCCTGCTGGCGGATAATCTCCAGCAGCTCCTGCTCCCTCAACGTCCCAGTCATCCACCACAGCTTAACGGCAGCACCCCCGTCCTTGGACGGGGGTGCTGGGGGCCGCTAATCAAATACCTTTTTTGAAAGCACACGGCTTCAGCGAACACGAACGGATGTGGACCAGCACGCTGAATTTGCAGACCTTCGACCCGGACAGATTTCAGCAGCACACCCAACGGGCGCGGGCGGCTGGGCTCAGTGTCTCGCCACTTTCGGAAGTGGCCGATTTGACGAGCGAACAGCAGCAACGCCGTCTCTACGCCCTGATGGTTCACCTGCTCTCTGAGGTGCCGTTCTCTGAGCCAGTCACACCCTGGCCCTTTGAGAACTGGCGAGAACGAATTCTGAATGCACCCGACTTTGACACGGACGGCTTTTTTGTGCTGCTCAGCCCGCAGGGAGAATGGACCGGCATCTGTGAACTCTACCGGCCTGATCCGGCGCGGCCCGGCACACTGCACCAGGGCCTGACCGGGGTGCAGCGCGAGTGGCGCGGCCTCGGCGGGGCCTGGCTACTCAAACTCACGGCGGCGGCGCGGGCCAGAGCGCAGGGTCACGCGGCGGCCAACACCAGCAACCACACCGACAACGCAGCGATGTTGGCGATCAACGAGCAGATGGGCTTCGTGCGGGAGAGGGCGCGGGTGGGGCTGCGACGAGAAAGAGAAGCCTGAATCAGCGCTGATTTTCCAGCAGCATCGCGTCCCCCAGACTGTAAAAGCGGTACTCCCCCGCCAGCGCCGCGTCGTAGGCCGCCTTGATCTTCGCCTCGCCCGCGAAGGCCGCGACCAGCAGCATCAGTGTGCTTCCTGGCAGATGCAGGTTGGTGATCAGCAGATCGGGGACGTTGACCGGCGTCCCCGGCGTGATGAAAATGCGGGTGTCGCCCTCGCCCGGCTGCACCACTGAGCCGTCCCAGGCGCTCTCCAGGGTGCGAACAGTGGTGGTGCCGACGGCCACGACGCGCCGGCCATCAGCTCTGGCCCGGTTGATGGCCGTCGCCGTTTCAGGAGTCACCGAATAGCGCTCGGCATGCATGACATGATCGGCGACGCTGCCCTGAACCGGCTTGAAGGTTCCGGCCCCGACGTGCAGGGTGACGGAAGCGCGTTCGATGCCACGCTCGTCTAATCTGCTCAGCAGTTCCGGCGTGAAATGCAGCCCAGCCGTGGGCGCGGCCACGCTGCCGTCGTCACGGGCATAGACCGTCTGGTAGCGCTCACGCCACACCCGGTCATCGTCCCCGGCGGCGATATAGGGCGGCAGCGGCAAACGCCCGATCCCGTCCAGATACAGCTTGATGTCGGCCTCGAAACGCAGCAGGCGCGCTCCGTCGTCCAGCACGCCGACGACTTCGGCTCGGTGCTCGCCCAGCCACAGTTCGTTGCCAGCGCGGCGGGCGGGCTTGAGGTAGGCGCTCCATACATTCGCCTCCTCCTCGCGCAGCAGCAGCACCTCGATCATTCCGCCGCCCTGCCCGCCCCTGACTGGCTTGCGGGCCATCACGCGGGCCGGAATTACACGCGACTGGTTGAACACCAGCAAGTCGCCGGGGCGCAACAGGCCGGGCAGTTCATTGAAAATGCGGTGCTGAACGCTCTCTCTCACCACCATCAGCTTGCTGCTGTCGCGCGGCTCGGCCCCCGTCTGGGCAATCCGGGCTTCGGGCAGCTCGAAGTTCAGCCGCGTCAGGACCGCGTCAGCAGATTCGGAAGCACCCACGCGGCTCAGACCGGCGCGGGCTTTGGGACGCGGGCAGGCATCAGGGCCTCGTCCACGTCCGGCAGATGGGTGAACTTGTCGGCGGCGTCGATGAGTTTCTGGGCAGTGTGTTCGCGGAAGGCGATCACTTCCACCCGCTTGCCACGCTCCTGCAAGAGTTCAACGATGTCGGTAAAGTCGCCGTCGCCGCTGCCCAGCACGACAATGTCCAGGTGGTCCATCAACCGCACCATGTCGGCCACCATGCCCATGTCCCAGTTGCCTTCCCAGATGGCCTTGCCGCTGTCGGTGACGTGGTGCAGGGCCAGGGTCATGCGCCGCACCTTGTAGCCCAGCGCCGAGAGCTTGTAGATAAAGGGACGCGAGGTGCTCTCGCCGTCCTTTTCAACGGTGTAAGCGATGGCGTGAATGAGTTCACGGTCTTTCTGGGCAATATTGAGCAGCGTCTCGAAATTGACAGTGCGGTCGGCCAGATCGCGGGCCGAGTGGTAGAGGTTCTGGGTATCTATAAACAGACCGATTCTGGGTTTGTGAACAACGTAATGCATGGTTCTCCAAAGGGGACGTTCTCAAAAAGGAACGGGCCAGGAGGCAGGGAACGCCGTAAAATGAAAGCAGGGCGCAGACGACGCGGTGCGGCCTGCCGAAAAAGTCGGTGGCCTTCACCGCCCAGCATCCTAATCCTCGCCGCCGCCGCCGCGCAAGCTGCGGCAACGAGCAGTGGAGCCGCCCTCAACTGCCTTTGGGCAGGTACTCCCCGATGCGGTGGGCCACCTTGCTGGCCGACATGCTGTTGAGCCACACCCGCCCCGGCCCCGAGAGGCGGGCAAAAAACAGCGCCTCGCCGGAGAAGATGATGTTGCGAAGCCCCTTCATCATCTGCACGTCGAAGGTCACACTCTGCTCGAACATGGCGACGTGGCCGGGTTCGACCAGCAGCGTTTCGCCCGCGTTGAGGTGGTATTCGATGGCGTCTCCGTCGAGTTCGGCGAAGGCCATGCCGGGGCCGGTCACGCTCTGCAGCACGAAGCCGTCGCCGCCGACCAGCCCGGCTCCGAAACGGCGGGTAAAGGTCACAGCCAGCGTCACACCCGCTTCCGCCGCCAGAAAAGCGTGCTTGTGCATGATGATGCTCTCGCCCGCGCCCAAGTCGAGCGGCACGATCTTGCCGGGGAAGTCGGTGGCAAAGGCGATCTGGCCCTCGCTGCGGGTGGCGAAATTGACCAGAAAAAGCGTCCCGCCGCCCACCATCCGGGCCAAGCCGGAGAGCAGCCCGCCGCCCCCACCACCGCTGTTCATGCCGGTATTCATCTCGACGGTGGCACTCATCCACGACATCCCACCCGCGTCGCTGAACATCCCGTGCCGGGTGTCGATATCCACGATCAGGGTCGGCTGGACAGTGCCGAAAATCCGGTAGTTCATGCCGCTCTTGGCTTCGCCGTCGATCTCCGCCGGATTGGGCAGGTCAGGAATCATAACCCAGTTTACATTCTGGAGGTAAAGGCATGATGAAGCAGCAGGGGCGGGCGGCAAGTTGCCCCGGCCCCGTGCCTTGTCTGGAGGCTTATTGCCTGCTGAACACCCACTGCTCGCCGCCCGCTCCGGTCAACGTCAGGGTTGCGCCCTGCACAGTGGCAGCGGCTCCAGCAGTCAGCAGTGGCGTGAGATTGGCAAACTGCGGCGGGCAGGCGATTTTAGTGGACATCACCGGCCCGGCGAACGTCAGGCGACCACTGGAGGTGTTGGCCTTGGCACTGAACTGGTTGCAGCCGTCGAAGCCGCTGATCTCGATGCCGCGCAGGGTAAACTGGGTGGCGCGGGTGTCGGGCGAGAGGCTCAGCCCGGCAGGTACGCCGGTCAGCAGCCAGGTGCCGTCGTACTTGCTGCGAATGCCCACAGTTGCCACCTCGCCGGTGCCCACATTCTGCCCGAAGGTCAAGCGGTCGGCACTGCCAGAAAACAGGGTCAGGGTCTGGTTGCCGGGCGTGCCGATGATCTCGAAGCGGTTGACCCGGCGCAGCAGCTTGAGGTACTGGGCTTCCAGGCCGTCCTGATAATCGGGGCAGGCGCGCAGGGTGGACGCCAGATTGCCGAAGCGCAGCACGTTCTGGCGGGCCACATAGGAGCCGCCGAAGTTGTTGCAGCCGCTCGACCCCGTCACCCGCTTGCCGTCGAAGCTGAGGGTCGGGCGCTGGGCAGCGCTGCCGGGCCGGGTCGTCTGGCCGTTCTCGGTGAGCGATACCAGGCTGTAGCCGCCAATCGGCACGCTGTTGTCGGGCGCGGCAGTGGTGGGCGGCGTGAAGGTGCCGGGCTGGGTCACCGGCGTGGCCGTCTGGGCCAGACTGGATGACAGCGGGCTGGACGTACCGAGGGCCAGGGCCAGCAGGGGCAGCAGCAAACGTGAACGGGTCATAAGGTCAGTCTGACGAATGCAGGTGACGGGCGGATGACCGGGGCGCTTGGGCAGTCCTCATCAAGCGCCGCCGCTGACCTGGGCGGGGAAGATTCAGAGCATCCGCCCAAAGCCCACCGTCTGCCCGTCCGTGACACTCAGGGGAGACGAATCCGGCAGGCTGACGCTCAGCTCTCCCCCGCCCAGGTCAGCGGCGGCGCTCAGCAGCGGCGCGTCCACCGCCTCATCGAGGGTGCCCCACAGATGCGCTCCGCACGGCTGCCACAACAGCGCGCCCACCGGCTCACTGCCCGCATAAGCCAGCAGGAGTACGGCGTCGGGCAAGCCTTCCAGGCGGGCAGCCAGGTGCCGGGCGATCGGCGCGGCCCACTCGGCCTGCCCGTAGGCCTCGGCCAGCACATCCGCCCAGCGCGGCAGGTGCAGGCGCGAGGTCTGCTCGACTTGAATGGCACTCGGCCCAGCTGCTGCTCGCCATGCGCCCACCCGCAACGTGCCTGCGTCGCCCGCCGACCCAAGGCGCACCCGCAGCGGCGGCAGGTCGTGTTGCTCGGCCCAGTCGCGGGCGGCTGCCATCACGCTTTCGTCCGCGTCTTCAGATAGATAGGCCGCGTTCGCGCCCAGCAGGTTGGTGCCGGGGGCCAGCAGCGATTCGCCGCCTGCCCAGCCGTGCGAGAAGGTGCAGAGCGGACGGTAATAGTCGAGCAGGTTCTGGACGGCAGACGGCAACATGACTTGGCAGTCTAACTGGCCCAAAGCTGAAGGGCCCAAGGACTCATCCCTGGACCCTTCGGCCTCCGCTCAAACCCGCTTCAGTCCATGGCGCTGGCGAGGGTCAGTTCCGACTGGGTGGCCTGCGCCCCCAGGCCGCGCAGGCGCTCGGCGAAGCGCTCGTAACCCCGGTTGATGTACTGCATCCCGTCAATGATGGTTTCACCCTCGGCGGCCAGCGCGGCGACCACCAGCGCGCCCCCGGCACGGATGTCGGCGGCCTTGACGGGTGCGCCGTGCATGTGCCCGTGCCCACCCTGAATGATCTGGGTGTGCTCACTGACGGTAATCTGCGCGCCCATGCGCTTGAGTTCGACCACATGGGTCAGGCGGTCAGGGTAGATCTTGTCCACCATCACGCTGGTGCCGGGCACCGTCGCCAGTAAGGCGCTCATCTGCGGCTGCACATCGGTGGGAAAGCCTGGAAATTCCAGGGCGGTGACGTTGGTGGCGCGCAGCACAGCGCGGGTGGCGTCCACCGTCATGATGTCGTCGGACTCGGTGATATACACGCCCATCTCCATGAGCTTCATGCTGACGGCCCGCAGGTGGGCGGGGCGCACGCCGGTCAGGGTGATGTTGCTGCGGGTGGCGGCGGCGGCCAGCATGATGGTTCCGGCCTCGATGCGGTCAGGAATGATGGTGTACTCGCCGCCGCGCAGCGACCCGACGCCCTGCACCGTGATGAGGTTGGTGCCCGCCCCGCGAATGTCGGCCCCCAGCGAGTTGAGGAAATTGATCATGTCCACGACGTCGGTGTCGATGCTGGCGTTTTCCAGCGTCACCTGGCCGCTGCCCAGCGTGGCCGCCAGAATGGCATTCTGGGTCGCGCCCACCGTCAGCATCTCGAAGATGTACGAGCCGCCAAGCGGGCGGGGGCGCTGCGCCGTGAAGTTGCCGCCCTCCTCGTTCATGGCCACGCCCAGCGCCTGAAACGCCTTGACATGCTGGTCGACGGGGCGGTAGCCGAAGGCGCAGCCGCCGGGCATGCTGACGGTGGCTTCCCCGGCGCGGGCGATCAGGGACCCCATCACGATGAAGCTGGCGCGCATCTTGCTGACCAGAGCGTAGGGCGCGGTGGTATTGAGAATTTCCGGGGTGTGCAGGGTCACGCTGTTCGGCCCGACCCAGGCGTGCTGCGCGCCGAGGTGGCCCACGATGTCCAGAATGGTGTAGATGTCGGACAGACGCGGAATCCCGTGCAGGGTCACCGGCTCCCGGCTCAGCAGCGCCGCCACGATAATCGGCAGCGCGGCGTTCTTGCTGGGTTGAACCGCGAATTCGCCGCTGAGGGAGCGGCCACCGGTGATATGCAGGGGAGTGACTTGCAGCATGAAGTGTCCTTTTTAAACGGCCCGCAGAGGCCGGAGTTGAAGCGGAGGGAGGCGAGCAGAGCGGGGAAAAGAGGAAGGCAACACCCGGATCAGCGAGAAATCAGTTCGAAGCAATCCTTACCGGCACGTTTTCTCTGTTGCATCTTACACACCTTACTCACGGTGAGTCTAGTACTGATATGAAAAGTCTAGTACGGTTCGGCGTATCCGGGGCCAGACGTGACAGACAACCCCACCAGTCCACACGATCAGAAGGCTGTGAGACACCGGGTTTATACTGAGCGCCAGTGAAGCCGTCGCCCGACCTCCAGCCATCGCCCAGCACTCCGCCGCCGCCTGCGCCTCCGGCGGACAGCGGCGGGCCTCAGGAACGGGCACTCGTATTTCTCGGCAGGATCAGGGAAACGCTGGCCCGAACTTCAGCGCTGCCGGAGCTGTTTCACGACATTACGGCGGCCATTCAGCAGGTCTTCGGATATCCGCTGGTCAGCCTCCTGCTGATCGAGAACGGCCAGATCAAGCCGCAGGTCAGCTTCGGGTATGCGGGCGAGGGCCGCTACAGTACGGGGGGAATGACCTACCCACTCGACTTCGGGATTCTCGGCCGGGTGGCCCGCAGCGGCGAGGCGGCGCTGGTCAGCGACGTGGGCCAGGACCCGGACTATCAGGTGTACCGGCAAGGCGTCGTCAGTCAGCTCTGCTTGCCTCTGCACGACGACGGGCGGGTGGGAGGACTTCTCAATATTGAAACCACCGCCGTCATGCTGGACGAAGAAGACCTGCGTCTGATGCAGATTCTCTGCCAGCACCTCGACAGCGCCCTTGGGCGGGTCAGGCTGGACGCCGAAGCGGCTGCCACCCACGCGCGAGACCAGCAGCTCTACGCCGAGATCGCCCGGCAAGCCCGCGAACTGGCGCTGCTCCACCAGGTCCGCAATACCCTGAGCCGCGACGTGGCGATTGACGACATCATCAGGTCGGTCAATGCGGCCATCGTCCAGGCGTTCGGCTACACCCAGGTCAGCGTCTATTTGCTCGACAGGCCCTACGGCGGGCCGCCGTTCACCGAGCAGATCAGCAGGGCCGAGGCAGACACTGAAGCCTGCCTGGTCCTGCAACACCAGATCGGCTACCGAGAGGTGCTTGACCGGGTACCCACCTCGCAGGGCGTCATGGGCCGGGTCGTCCGCAGCGGCCAGGCCGAGCTGATCGCGGACGTGCAGCTGGAGAGCGCTTTCGTGGGAGCCATCGAGAACATCACCAGCGAGGTAACGGTGCCGCTGCGCGTCCAGGGCCAGGTGGTCGGCACGCTGAATGTGGAGAGTGTGGACGGCATGGGGCTGCTGGCGCGTGACCTGGAACTGATGACCGAGGTGGCCGCGCAACTGGGGCAGGCGCTGGAGCGTGCCCAGCTTCTCGAAACCGCCCGCCTGAGCGAGGCGCGCTACCGCCTGCTGGCCGAGAGCATGACCGATCTGGTGTGCCTGCACGCCCCGGACGGACAGGTGACCTACGTCAGTCCCTCGGTGACGGCGCTGCTGGGCTACGCACCGGCAGCGATGCTGGGGACGTTTCCGCGCGACCTCGTTCACCCGGACGACCGGGTCAAGCTGGAAAGTACCCTGCGGCGCTGGCAGCGGCCCGACCAGCAGGAGCGCTTCCGGCTGCGGCTGCGCCACCTTGGAGGCCAGTGGCTGTGGTTCGAGACCAGCAGCGCCCCGGTTCCCTCCGGCCAGGGCCACTGGCAATCCACGTCCCGCGACATCGGCGAGCGCTGGCTGATCGAGCAGCGCCTGGCCTTCGAGGCCCAGCACGATCCATTGACCGGTCTGGCCAACCGCAGCCTCTTCGAGCGCCGGTTGCAAGACTGCTTGGACCGGGCGCAGCGCCGGGGACCGTCCGCCTACGCCGTGCTCTTTCTCGACGTGGACCGCTTCAAGATCATCAACGACAGCCTGGGCCACCGGGTCGGCGATCAGCTTCTGATCGAGCTGGCCAGGCGACTGACCGCCAACGTGCCGACAGGAGCGCTGCTGGCCCGCATGGGCGGCGACGAATTCGCGGTGTTGCTGCGCGGCAGCGCCGCCGAGGCCGAGCAACTGGCCCGGCGACTGATCAAGGCGCTCAACACGCCGCTGGAGGTCGGCACCTATCAGTTGCAGCTGAGTATCAGTATCGGCATCGCGCTGGGGCACCCCGACTACGCCGAAACCGGTGACGTGCTGCGCGACGCCGACCTGGGCATGTACGAGAGTAAGCACCGCCAGAAGACGCGGGCGAGTTCGGCCTACCGGGTCTTTGACCGCAGCCTGCACGAGCGTGCCCTGCGGCGGCTGCACATCGAGTCCGAACTGCGACTGGCCCTGGAGAAGCGCCAGTTGCAACTCTTCTATCAGCCGGTGGTGCGGCTCTCAGACAGGAAGTTGCTGGGCTTCGAGGCGCTGGCCAGATGGTTTCACCCGGAGCTGGGCGAGATCAAGCCGGGCGAGTTTCTGAGCGTGGCCGAGGAGACCGGGCTGATCTGGCCGCTGGGCCAGTGGGTGCTGGAAACCGCCTGCACCCAGCTCAGCGAGTGGCAGCGCCTCCAGCCCGGCAGCGCCGTCAGCCTCAACGTCAACCTCTCGCCGCCGCAGTTTCAGCAGACCGATCTGGTCCGGCAGGTGCGTCGGGCCATCCACAAGAG
This portion of the Deinococcus rubellus genome encodes:
- a CDS encoding AIM24 family protein, producing MIPDLPNPAEIDGEAKSGMNYRIFGTVQPTLIVDIDTRHGMFSDAGGMSWMSATVEMNTGMNSGGGGGGLLSGLARMVGGGTLFLVNFATRSEGQIAFATDFPGKIVPLDLGAGESIIMHKHAFLAAEAGVTLAVTFTRRFGAGLVGGDGFVLQSVTGPGMAFAELDGDAIEYHLNAGETLLVEPGHVAMFEQSVTFDVQMMKGLRNIIFSGEALFFARLSGPGRVWLNSMSASKVAHRIGEYLPKGS
- a CDS encoding EAL domain-containing protein; the encoded protein is MKPSPDLQPSPSTPPPPAPPADSGGPQERALVFLGRIRETLARTSALPELFHDITAAIQQVFGYPLVSLLLIENGQIKPQVSFGYAGEGRYSTGGMTYPLDFGILGRVARSGEAALVSDVGQDPDYQVYRQGVVSQLCLPLHDDGRVGGLLNIETTAVMLDEEDLRLMQILCQHLDSALGRVRLDAEAAATHARDQQLYAEIARQARELALLHQVRNTLSRDVAIDDIIRSVNAAIVQAFGYTQVSVYLLDRPYGGPPFTEQISRAEADTEACLVLQHQIGYREVLDRVPTSQGVMGRVVRSGQAELIADVQLESAFVGAIENITSEVTVPLRVQGQVVGTLNVESVDGMGLLARDLELMTEVAAQLGQALERAQLLETARLSEARYRLLAESMTDLVCLHAPDGQVTYVSPSVTALLGYAPAAMLGTFPRDLVHPDDRVKLESTLRRWQRPDQQERFRLRLRHLGGQWLWFETSSAPVPSGQGHWQSTSRDIGERWLIEQRLAFEAQHDPLTGLANRSLFERRLQDCLDRAQRRGPSAYAVLFLDVDRFKIINDSLGHRVGDQLLIELARRLTANVPTGALLARMGGDEFAVLLRGSAAEAEQLARRLIKALNTPLEVGTYQLQLSISIGIALGHPDYAETGDVLRDADLGMYESKHRQKTRASSAYRVFDRSLHERALRRLHIESELRLALEKRQLQLFYQPVVRLSDRKLLGFEALARWFHPELGEIKPGEFLSVAEETGLIWPLGQWVLETACTQLSEWQRLQPGSAVSLNVNLSPPQFQQTDLVRQVRRAIHKSGAQASGLNLEITEGAMLQSSAAQTISALRELGVGVQVDDFGTGYSSLASLHRFDLTALKIDRHFVDNLGRAQSNHSVVQAILALAEALKLTVIAEGVETERQRLSLLALGCSVGQGFLFAPALRPAEATQRWQQGI
- a CDS encoding META domain-containing protein — protein: MTRSRLLLPLLALALGTSSPLSSSLAQTATPVTQPGTFTPPTTAAPDNSVPIGGYSLVSLTENGQTTRPGSAAQRPTLSFDGKRVTGSSGCNNFGGSYVARQNVLRFGNLASTLRACPDYQDGLEAQYLKLLRRVNRFEIIGTPGNQTLTLFSGSADRLTFGQNVGTGEVATVGIRSKYDGTWLLTGVPAGLSLSPDTRATQFTLRGIEISGFDGCNQFSAKANTSSGRLTFAGPVMSTKIACPPQFANLTPLLTAGAAATVQGATLTLTGAGGEQWVFSRQ
- the murA gene encoding UDP-N-acetylglucosamine 1-carboxyvinyltransferase, encoding MQVTPLHITGGRSLSGEFAVQPSKNAALPIIVAALLSREPVTLHGIPRLSDIYTILDIVGHLGAQHAWVGPNSVTLHTPEILNTTAPYALVSKMRASFIVMGSLIARAGEATVSMPGGCAFGYRPVDQHVKAFQALGVAMNEEGGNFTAQRPRPLGGSYIFEMLTVGATQNAILAATLGSGQVTLENASIDTDVVDMINFLNSLGADIRGAGTNLITVQGVGSLRGGEYTIIPDRIEAGTIMLAAAATRSNITLTGVRPAHLRAVSMKLMEMGVYITESDDIMTVDATRAVLRATNVTALEFPGFPTDVQPQMSALLATVPGTSVMVDKIYPDRLTHVVELKRMGAQITVSEHTQIIQGGHGHMHGAPVKAADIRAGGALVVAALAAEGETIIDGMQYINRGYERFAERLRGLGAQATQSELTLASAMD